One Triticum dicoccoides isolate Atlit2015 ecotype Zavitan chromosome 5B, WEW_v2.0, whole genome shotgun sequence genomic window carries:
- the LOC119311706 gene encoding histidine-containing phosphotransfer protein 1-like isoform X1, whose translation MLDLLTSMHLCLKRLVSALLSLLRVAMAAPMLNQPNGLLANMFAAGLLDDQFQELQMLQEGSAPDFIVKVVSLFCEDGERIIGEIAKLLDKPCVDYDKVGGFVHQLKGSSASLGAQRVKNSCIQFQQCCQEKSRDGCLNSLQSVRNNFYDLCSMFKPHASAVPAGPGLNPKV comes from the exons ATGTTGGACTTGTTGACGTCCATG CATCTTTGTTTGAAGAGATTAGTGTCCG CTCTATTGTCCTTGTTGCGGGTAGCCATGGCGGCCCCAATGTTGAACCAGCCCAACGGCCTCCTTGCCAACATGTTCGCTGCG GGTTTGCTGGATGATCAGTTCCAGGAGCTGCAGATGCTCCAGGAAGGGAGCGCCCCAGACTTCATCGTCAAGGTTGTCTCACTCTTCTGCGAGGACGGCGAGCGTATCATCGGCGAGATCGCCAAGCTGCT GGACAAGCCATGTGTGGACTATGACAAGGTGGGTGGTTTTGTGCATCAGCTCAAGGGAAGCAGTGCAAG TCTTGGTGCTCAGAGAGTGAAGAACAGTTGCATTCAGTTCCAACAGTGTTGTCAGGAGAAGAGCAGAGATGG GTGCCTGAACTCACTGCAATCTGTGAGGAACAATTTCTATGATCTGTGCAGCATGTTCAAACCACATGCTTCAG CTGTGCCAGCAGGTCCAGGCCTTAATCCTAAAGTATAG
- the LOC119311706 gene encoding histidine-containing phosphotransfer protein 1-like isoform X2, which translates to MAAPMLNQPNGLLANMFAAGLLDDQFQELQMLQEGSAPDFIVKVVSLFCEDGERIIGEIAKLLDKPCVDYDKVGGFVHQLKGSSASLGAQRVKNSCIQFQQCCQEKSRDGCLNSLQSVRNNFYDLCSMFKPHASAVPAGPGLNPKV; encoded by the exons ATGGCGGCCCCAATGTTGAACCAGCCCAACGGCCTCCTTGCCAACATGTTCGCTGCG GGTTTGCTGGATGATCAGTTCCAGGAGCTGCAGATGCTCCAGGAAGGGAGCGCCCCAGACTTCATCGTCAAGGTTGTCTCACTCTTCTGCGAGGACGGCGAGCGTATCATCGGCGAGATCGCCAAGCTGCT GGACAAGCCATGTGTGGACTATGACAAGGTGGGTGGTTTTGTGCATCAGCTCAAGGGAAGCAGTGCAAG TCTTGGTGCTCAGAGAGTGAAGAACAGTTGCATTCAGTTCCAACAGTGTTGTCAGGAGAAGAGCAGAGATGG GTGCCTGAACTCACTGCAATCTGTGAGGAACAATTTCTATGATCTGTGCAGCATGTTCAAACCACATGCTTCAG CTGTGCCAGCAGGTCCAGGCCTTAATCCTAAAGTATAG